TTACTATTTGCAAGTCTATAACAGTTGACTCAGATTTGAAATggaattaatttaatttgttgaATATCATACATAtgttgatttttcatttttataagttGTTATATGCATAAACTCACAACAACAGGATCCTTACATGATTAAACGATTGATGAACATATTCCTTTTTGCATTGGCTTTGTTCAAGATAATCACTAGTGATTTCAGTCAAACCATGACGTGTGAGCTTCactatttttacatgttttttcttACCCAGGGGGAGTTTTTTATGGTTCAGGATGTGAACTGTAAAGCAGATGTGTTAAACACTACAGGAAACTACGGCGCCCCTAACTTCCGCAAGGCTAAGGGAACTCACCCTCTTTTTGGAATGGGCCAGCCTAGCTTAAATGGTTTCAAACAGGTCTTGCAGAAGCTGGAGAGTGAGCCTTATGAGGTCAGTGATCCTTGGCCAAGATATAAAGTCTTCCATTTCTTTTGTGGTCAGGACATATTTTTCAGTGATTATATTTAGAGATATACTGATCCTGATTATATTATTGAGATTTTACCCACCTTAAATGAGTGACATATTTGTGCAGGACGTGATATTTTTTTGTGTACGTGAAGAGCCAGTTGTCTTCCTCCATCTGGGTAAAGACTTTATTCCATACACTCCAAGGAGGAAAGATAATCTCCATGAGAACCTACACCACCTTAAAAAGACGGTCAGAGCAGACCAGCTAGAGCTCTCTATCAGGAAAGAGGCAAGTCATAGAATAATATACATGATGTATGTAAATGTAGCTCATATACTGAAATACACTCCCATACTGAGTTCTGGCCATCTCCTTCTTACAGACCTCATATACAATATTCACATGGCTCATAGCATTTCTAAAAGTTTTTCCAGTGCTATGtgttcattttcctttcttttttgcagttgtgtgaCTTTGCTAAACTCAGTGAGAACATTGTCACTGTTTATAATGATATTGAGAACTTTAAAGATGAGCCACAACATGTCAGGATTGTGTCTGAGGAGGACATCCATATAACTGAAGAGGTCTACAAAAGACCACTCTTTAGTTTGCCTTCATACAGGTAACTTTCAATTGAAATAGCAGCatttatatgaaacattttattaatggtaATATTTCCAGCACAATTACCATTATATTACAATTGTAttgttaattataattacacccttatttttttcttaaagataTTACAGACTCCCACTGCCTATGGAGGGGGCGCCAATGGAGGAGGATTTTGATGCCTTTGTAAATATACTCCGGGTAAGATTTTCATGCCTATAATGGTATATTATGAGTGAAAGAGTAGGGGTATTAGGACATGTATGTCTGGACCGATTTGGACATGCATGTTCAAATTAAGATTGAAACAAATAGTGCTGTTATCATTATAAATAATGCACTGGCAATTACCTCAGCAAATCTTATAGCAGTGAAAATATATCTTATAGTAGGCAGTTAAAAACTGTGCTGTTGTCATattttcaacaacaacaacatcccTTTATAAAGCATTTTCCTTAAAGGTTCCTAAAGTTGCTTAACTTGTTTATTTGACTTCACTCAGCACTATGGGAAGGCACCATGACATCTTTGATTTAGCAAGACTGACAGATTGAAAAGGTTTTAAGTGAAAGAACCCATTAgaaagcaaatgttttatttcatttcatttttcatttcattatttcatttttttttcagatttgaaTCTTCTGGTGAACTTTAAGAACCCATTAAGAAACTATATTAAGAGTGTGTCAGCTCCCACAGATCcgatattcatttttattgagCTAATTGTTCATTTTAGGCTTTTCCAAAACATTAGCCTAAATGGTTGTCAGATAATCTGATAAATCATGTTACATCACCCAGTGCTATATTAGTCTTTGGAAACGATAATAACATGCACATGGATGCTAAACATTAACTCAAGACTACGTGAGGAATGGTAGACTAATGTTTTCCTGAACTCCATTTGCTAAGTTTGGCAGAATTTAAGCATTAAAGGAAAACTGAATAATGTATACTTCTGTTTGAAATGGAAGATGTGTGTTCCTGACTTCTATTAGGTTGATTCCGAagaatatactgtatttgttcattcataCAATAAGCCATCATTCACTTTCAATTCCTCCTAGTCTGCACATATGTTTATATCACTAACATGAAAAAAGGTTAAAGAGTTGATTTTGAACCTCTTGCCTTTTTGGTGCTTTTGCAGATTGCTGGCTATAAtgtaacctacacacaaacagagagctTCCTTTACTTTGAAAGTCAATCATGCAATGTGTGTTTCATGTATTATAAacttttattgttaataataactGCACGTGTTGTGAATGctgcacacaaaaacagataaCTTACAATAGTATTATCCTCTGCCTTGTGCAGGAAAGCCCTAGCTTGTCAGTGCTGCGAGATGGCTCCCGGCATCCTCCTGCACTGCTCTTCAGCTGCCAGGTGGGGGTGGGACGAACCAATCTGGGCCTTATCCTGGGTGCATTAGTTTTACACCACTTGCAGGAGGTGGTATATATCTCCAGGTGAGGATTTGTGTGGTAATATGTACAGTATTAATTGCAGAATACTTAATTTCTAAAGTAGACACTTGATATGtaataatattacataaaaatTGCTTCCTGGTGCATAATTTACCTGCCTTTGCACATCTTATTTCAGTGTCATCTCATGTTTTGTCTGATGGTCATTTGATTTCACATAAAATGTCAGTCATTGAaaaaatgagtaaaataaaacaaattaattaaatagttAATGAAATGGACTTTCTTTCTCAGGGAAGAGGACGTGCAGTTCAAGCACCAGCCTGACTTTCAAGTAATTCAGGTTCTGATCACTCGCCTTCCTAAAGGTCAACAAGTACTTGATGAGGTTAGAGGAGTCTAGTCATTTTTATCACACCACTCTGCCACTCAGATCCTGCAACCACCTAATGACGCACTTGCTCTTTTTTGCATATGGTCTATGCGCAGTAGTAGACCCATTAATGCACATGCTGCAAAACTATGTTGACTTAAAGCAAGAATTTTCCTTTGTTCACCACAGGTTGACAGAGCTATTGACATGTGTTCAGAAATGTACAACATCAAAGATTCaatgtatgaaaataaatgcaaaatggaaGGTATTGGTGAGGATTATCAGATACAAGTGAGTTAAACATATGtcttctattattattattacaatagttttaatagtttttaaaaagatgtgagCAAGCATTGTGAAATGGAGGTTACagacatcttttctttttcaaaggGAAGCAGCACAAAGGATTATTTCCGCCAACGAACCCTGCAGAGCCTTGAGCGTTATTTCTTCCTTATAGTGTTTAATGCTTATCTTCATGATCAGGTACTGACTTGTTTGTGACATTTACCCAGTTTCTTTTTCTATTCTCCCCAGCATTTCCTTTCAATTTCCCCCTGTTCATCTACTCCTCATTGTCTTGCattgtacacacactctcttagaCATGTTCTTGTTtctccattcattcatttctaaTTTCATCTGCTCTCTAACCGCTTTTCCCTGTTTTCACTCTGTAGTATCCCCAGATGTTTGCCCAGAGTTTCAGTCAGTGGATGTGCACTAATGCATGGATCTACAGGCTCCTGGGCTGTATGGACTGCTCGGAGCTCTTAGCTCCAGCCAGCCTCATCTCTGATGGAACGAGAATACTGGTGAGGCCCAAATCTAGGGGTTAAACCTTACGCATTCACTTATTTTAACTTCCCACCAATTTAATTTGAAGCATATCTGTATTAAAAACAAGGTATACATATAGAGACTACAGCCCATCTATTTCTATGCAAATCATGTTAGCCAGCCTCAAACTCTTCATCAGTTTCAATTGATGGCCACAGGACCTTGTTGCATGGACATTTTGTCTGGGTGGAAGATTACTCTTAACCCACCAGTACCGCTGACACATGTACAACATTCAACAACAGTGCTTTGCCTGATACACTCAATGCTACACCCACTActatgtcagtgtcactgctgtgctgaaaaTGGTCTGTCACCGAAATAACATATAGTCAGTGTTGTTCCTATGGTCGGCAACTGAGCTGTGATGAATGGGGGATCACTGACAAATGGGCTAGAGTCTGTAACTGTCCTGTCAAATCAATGAGTCTGGCATCTATAAAATGCCTCTGTAAAATAGCTGTAGCTAACAAATTGACCAGAGTGCGTGGGTGCAAggaagatgtttctaataagCTGAGTGGTGAgcataaaaagaacaaagattGTTATTCTCCCTGAGATGATCAGctcctctgtgttctgttcCAGACATGAGCATCTCCTGTATATGTGACCTCGCCAATGcaccacacagagaacagaaaacagaaatacagtTTGCTCACATGTTCCAGCATCACTACTTTAAAcagttgttgttgctgttgttttgctAAGGTGGCCAGTGGGTTTTTAGCCCCAGATATGCTTGGTACAGCCAAGGAAATGAGAGTGGCCAACTTCAGACGAGTTCTCAAGATGCCTGTGTATGGTATGGCCCAGCCAAGCTCTGAGGTAGAGTATGTTTTGTGTCACTATGCAAAGACCTGTTGCAAAATTGTATTGAGTGGGAAGCTAAAAGTATGCTGACTCTGGTTCTAGGCAGTGTCCATGGTACTGTCGTACCTTACAGACGAGAGACGGAAGTATTCCACGATGCTGTGGGTGAATCTGCAGGAGGAACTGCTCGTGGAAGGGAACGGGCAGGTGTTCTGCCCTCGAGAACCAGCCTGCCTGGAACAGCCAATCccagtgtgtgttcagaaactCCAGCAACTTGAGGTATTTACAGTTtaattccttctctctcataaTCGACATAGTGTTACCTCTTCAATACCACAGGTCTCTAAACTCTTTTGGGTCAAACATCAATGCCGTCCATGGAGGTGTAAGTTATGGAATATATGAACACAAGTGTAGACAACATGCAGAGTTATATAAGCAGTTGTTAAAAAAGGCCAGCTAAgctgaggcaaaaaaaaatctccaagAAAGTCACAAGTGTTCTCTCAGAAAATCTTATCATCAATATCAAAATTCACCAGGCTCAGCAGAAATAATAACTGTCCCTCCAGGCGCTGGAGTCTGCAGTGAAGGAAGACATTCTGAAGTGTGAGAAGTGGCTCGAGGTTATCAtggagcaggagaagcagaTGAGAATGCTGAAATGCTGCCATACTGTCAGTGAGCTCTTTGCTGAGCAAAAGGTCCTCCATCCAGGTGTCACTTACCAGCGCATTCCTTTCTCTGACTGCTGTGCTCCCAGTGAAGAGGTAAGTCAACACACTGCTAGTGCAAAGTAAGTCACAGAGCCTGTGATCTAGCCATTTCAATAAAgtactgtatttctgtattgtCCCAAGTGTCTGGTAAATCACATAATCATTGTTCACTCTCGCTGTTCCCCCGTAGGTCTTTGACCAGCTGTTGGAGGCTATCAAGGGCAGTCTAGCTAAGGACCCCAGCTCTGCTTTCATCTTCAACTGCAGTGACGGGAAAGACCGCACCACGTCTGCCATGGTGATTGCCACACTTACTCTGTGGCACTTCAATGTAggtcactctctgtctctggtaGAAGATTTTGAAACATACCCTAACATAGTCGGATAACATTCTCATATCCTTGCATGATATTGAGCAGGTTACAAAAGAATCAAACATACAATAAGGTTTGAATGGactaaataatcattttaaaattatttaacaatgaTTTAATAATGATTCCATAATGATTTAACAATGATTCATACAGGGCTTCCCTGAGTGTGGGGATGAGGAAATTGTGAGCATCCCAGACGCAAAATATTCCAAGGGTGAATTtgaggtgtgtttttgttttattttagtcttGTAGCACTATTCTCAAACATGGTCCTATATGCTTGTCATCTTGAATACAAATATACTTCATGGATGGAATGTTTGGAGtatttgtaaacatgttttttctttatttcttgtGTAATATTCTAATGGCCTCTCATATCCTTTCTGACATTTTCTCAGGCATTGTTAGGGTCATGCTTCCACAATAATAATTAACCTACCTAGCAGTTACAGTTAGTTAAATTGTTAACTAAACTGGTATCTACATAAAGGCCCTCAAGATTATGTAGGGTTGTTATGTTAGTGTAGAGTTTTTGTCacttagtttgtgtgtgtgttgctgtgtataAGGCAGTAATGCAGGTGGTCAGACTGCTACCTGATGGTCATCGTATGAAGAAGGAGGTGGACATGGCTCTAGACATCGTTAGTGAAACAATGACTCCCATGCATTACCACCTACGGGAGATCATTGTGTGCTCATATAAAGAGGTGAGTTGTGTGTTGGAATGTTTGGTGTAGCCTGTcccatatacacactctcatttAACACAAGTATaatctgtctgtctacctgtgACTGttactctctgtctgtctgtctctctctgacactgtTACCAGCTTATACTATGGACACATTTACTATGCAAACCATTAGCTTtttggaaaaagcaaaaaaggaaCACTTACTGAAAATTTGATGCAAGCTGAAATACTACAATTCTGTAATTTAGATATTGAATAAACTCATTTAGGCAATAGTTGCCTAATGTAAATCATGGGACAATTTGGCCctttaataaattacattataagGATATTTAATAACCTACTCTTGGCTGAGAATAAAACAGGAGATCTGTGCAGATCTTCAAGgatatttattttctgcattaaCTTGTCaccaattaaattaatttttgcCCACCACAGTATGTGGGAGTAAAAGCATTCAAGTACAATatcaacagaaataaaaattatttagaaatCAAAGTCAACCTTATTTTGCCATCAAACCTTTGTATACATCAAACTGATAGCACTTTTAACAATTATTTCTCAGatcaaaacagcaaaatgcAAGGATGAGGGGTGGCAGTTGCGACTGAGGAGCCTGCAGTACCTGGAGCGCTACATTTACTTCATCCTGTTCAACAGCTACCTCAACCTGGAGAAGAAAGACTCCTGGAGGCGGCCATTCAGCCTATGGATGCATCAGGTGGGTTCAGGGGCAGTGATCACTGTAGAAAAAAACAGAGCTGATATGTCCATGCTGTGATAACAGTCTTGAAGTCATTCTGCTTGACAGCAATGCTTTCAAGAAGAAATTTTAGATACATTACATTTAGAATCAAATCATTTACCAGGTTTgcaactcactcacacagtcatGTTTAGCAAGTTAAGGATTGTACACTAGGAGAACTATTAGTACTTAAACTTAGGTAGAGCAGCACATCACATTAAAAtgtccctgttttttttttccttcatgaaCACATCAGTGTTTGAGGATAACCAAAACTAAGacatggccaaaaaaaaacaagtgaagGGGAAATTTTGAATGtttcttgttacatttttctgGAGGTTCTGGTATTTCAGAGGTCATAAATAAGTAATATGTATGAGCATATGTGGTGCCTAATAACTAAATGCCAAAGTCTTTGGCCTGAACCTTTAAAGCaagtctctgttttctgtttgtctaGCATGGGCTCTTCAGAATCTGCCAGTTTTGCATCATTCTGCAGTACATTCTTAAACCAGAAAAAAGCTTACTATATAAGACAGGAAAAGGGTAGTACAGTATCTGAAATGCCATGAAAAGTCTCTGACAAGTTTCTTTACTTTACTTGATTTGGTAGGTTGCAGCCAGAGCTGGCATCTATGCCATCCTCAACCAACTGGGCTTTGCAGAGTTTGAAGCACTTGAGGATTCTCCACTGACTAGTCTGCGTTGCCGCTGGCGACAGCATACTGTTCATTCTCTGCCTATCCGTGGAGAGTTTATCTAATGGAATGCTAGCTTTTGCCAGAAAATTAGCATTCAGCTGACTGACTATTTGGGACCCATTTTTTATATCATGCACAAATCtcgtttttttcccc
This region of Electrophorus electricus isolate fEleEle1 chromosome 11, fEleEle1.pri, whole genome shotgun sequence genomic DNA includes:
- the pald1b gene encoding phosphatase domain containing paladin 1b isoform X1 — encoded protein: MPRFATVSSVWNMGTTASAGSQPVLVTPTHQVGHQGNSVAEDRSSMSSGSLQMLAIPSSKAKSIITNKVAPVVITYNCKEEFQIHDSVLSANLVVGKISDTMPEHYLVLGEFFMVQDVNCKADVLNTTGNYGAPNFRKAKGTHPLFGMGQPSLNGFKQVLQKLESEPYEDVIFFCVREEPVVFLHLGKDFIPYTPRRKDNLHENLHHLKKTVRADQLELSIRKELCDFAKLSENIVTVYNDIENFKDEPQHVRIVSEEDIHITEEVYKRPLFSLPSYRYYRLPLPMEGAPMEEDFDAFVNILRESPSLSVLRDGSRHPPALLFSCQVGVGRTNLGLILGALVLHHLQEVVYISREEDVQFKHQPDFQVIQVLITRLPKGQQVLDEVDRAIDMCSEMYNIKDSMYENKCKMEGIGEDYQIQGSSTKDYFRQRTLQSLERYFFLIVFNAYLHDQYPQMFAQSFSQWMCTNAWIYRLLGCMDCSELLAPASLISDGTRILVASGFLAPDMLGTAKEMRVANFRRVLKMPVYGMAQPSSEAVSMVLSYLTDERRKYSTMLWVNLQEELLVEGNGQVFCPREPACLEQPIPVCVQKLQQLEALESAVKEDILKCEKWLEVIMEQEKQMRMLKCCHTVSELFAEQKVLHPGVTYQRIPFSDCCAPSEEVFDQLLEAIKGSLAKDPSSAFIFNCSDGKDRTTSAMVIATLTLWHFNGFPECGDEEIVSIPDAKYSKGEFEAVMQVVRLLPDGHRMKKEVDMALDIVSETMTPMHYHLREIIVCSYKEIKTAKCKDEGWQLRLRSLQYLERYIYFILFNSYLNLEKKDSWRRPFSLWMHQVAARAGIYAILNQLGFAEFEALEDSPLTSLRCRWRQHTVHSLPIRGEFI
- the pald1b gene encoding phosphatase domain containing paladin 1b isoform X2, producing the protein MGTTASAGSQPVLVTPTHQVGHQGNSVAEDRSSMSSGSLQMLAIPSSKAKSIITNKVAPVVITYNCKEEFQIHDSVLSANLVVGKISDTMPEHYLVLGEFFMVQDVNCKADVLNTTGNYGAPNFRKAKGTHPLFGMGQPSLNGFKQVLQKLESEPYEDVIFFCVREEPVVFLHLGKDFIPYTPRRKDNLHENLHHLKKTVRADQLELSIRKELCDFAKLSENIVTVYNDIENFKDEPQHVRIVSEEDIHITEEVYKRPLFSLPSYRYYRLPLPMEGAPMEEDFDAFVNILRESPSLSVLRDGSRHPPALLFSCQVGVGRTNLGLILGALVLHHLQEVVYISREEDVQFKHQPDFQVIQVLITRLPKGQQVLDEVDRAIDMCSEMYNIKDSMYENKCKMEGIGEDYQIQGSSTKDYFRQRTLQSLERYFFLIVFNAYLHDQYPQMFAQSFSQWMCTNAWIYRLLGCMDCSELLAPASLISDGTRILVASGFLAPDMLGTAKEMRVANFRRVLKMPVYGMAQPSSEAVSMVLSYLTDERRKYSTMLWVNLQEELLVEGNGQVFCPREPACLEQPIPVCVQKLQQLEALESAVKEDILKCEKWLEVIMEQEKQMRMLKCCHTVSELFAEQKVLHPGVTYQRIPFSDCCAPSEEVFDQLLEAIKGSLAKDPSSAFIFNCSDGKDRTTSAMVIATLTLWHFNGFPECGDEEIVSIPDAKYSKGEFEAVMQVVRLLPDGHRMKKEVDMALDIVSETMTPMHYHLREIIVCSYKEIKTAKCKDEGWQLRLRSLQYLERYIYFILFNSYLNLEKKDSWRRPFSLWMHQVAARAGIYAILNQLGFAEFEALEDSPLTSLRCRWRQHTVHSLPIRGEFI
- the pald1b gene encoding phosphatase domain containing paladin 1b isoform X3; the protein is MPEHYLVLGEFFMVQDVNCKADVLNTTGNYGAPNFRKAKGTHPLFGMGQPSLNGFKQVLQKLESEPYEDVIFFCVREEPVVFLHLGKDFIPYTPRRKDNLHENLHHLKKTVRADQLELSIRKELCDFAKLSENIVTVYNDIENFKDEPQHVRIVSEEDIHITEEVYKRPLFSLPSYRYYRLPLPMEGAPMEEDFDAFVNILRESPSLSVLRDGSRHPPALLFSCQVGVGRTNLGLILGALVLHHLQEVVYISREEDVQFKHQPDFQVIQVLITRLPKGQQVLDEVDRAIDMCSEMYNIKDSMYENKCKMEGIGEDYQIQGSSTKDYFRQRTLQSLERYFFLIVFNAYLHDQYPQMFAQSFSQWMCTNAWIYRLLGCMDCSELLAPASLISDGTRILVASGFLAPDMLGTAKEMRVANFRRVLKMPVYGMAQPSSEAVSMVLSYLTDERRKYSTMLWVNLQEELLVEGNGQVFCPREPACLEQPIPVCVQKLQQLEALESAVKEDILKCEKWLEVIMEQEKQMRMLKCCHTVSELFAEQKVLHPGVTYQRIPFSDCCAPSEEVFDQLLEAIKGSLAKDPSSAFIFNCSDGKDRTTSAMVIATLTLWHFNGFPECGDEEIVSIPDAKYSKGEFEAVMQVVRLLPDGHRMKKEVDMALDIVSETMTPMHYHLREIIVCSYKEIKTAKCKDEGWQLRLRSLQYLERYIYFILFNSYLNLEKKDSWRRPFSLWMHQVAARAGIYAILNQLGFAEFEALEDSPLTSLRCRWRQHTVHSLPIRGEFI